From one Plasmodium knowlesi strain H genome assembly, chromosome: 11 genomic stretch:
- a CDS encoding sorting assembly machinery 50 kDa subunit, putative, producing the protein MEEKNPLSQKLTSVQVNVEGLKKLKGEKLNFLFEDIRKSATLEDLFLHINKCNEKIHRLNIFADVPVINLRSITDTQVEVKYAFREQTNNYAIGTNVNNRGEVAADIEMNVPYLLNTINTFQLKANISSLYTNNFGLRFVFPHLTNLANVNVILEGNISSVSNTQDGSYLVKSNALKTSLVGERHTLIWDVNFNTLFQRISKNYIPSETMLKLPDRYIKHTLRHLYKRDRLCYGWTKESVHQEGHSLEEVPHGNTNAGSSNPSELVEHTNYPTSGYLYQMDSELSLPFCEAKFVKNHFHYLFVKKLRENLLTYLSFTNGMKYDFNKDNPYQLGNFHFSGSIGSSLTFRGFEHNRMGGTDMGYKFDKKKGEYGICYNYMGANFITSFQFLCKYILNLQNAKPILFFYAQVGRLANHFFSSFDQLRREMRVSTGIGLMTYIQKNISLEVFFNFPLLHHLHDRTRYFQVGLNFRGML; encoded by the coding sequence atggaggaaaagaacCCCCTCTCGCAGAAGCTGACGAGCGTGCAAGTCAACGTGGAGGGCTTGAAAAAgctaaaaggagaaaaacttaACTTCCTCTTCGAAGATATAAGGAAAAGTGCAACCTTGGAGGATCTCTTCCTTCACATTAACAAGTGCAACGAAAAAATACATCGGCTAAATATCTTCGCTGATGTTCCGGTAATAAATCTAAGGAGCATCACGGATACACAAGTCGAGGTGAAGTATGCCTTCCGcgaacaaacaaacaacTACGCCATAGGCACTAATGTAAATAACCGCGGAGAAGTAGCAGCCGACATAGAAATGAATGTTCCGTATCTTCTCAACACCATAAATACTTTTCAGCTCAAAGCTAATATAAGTAGCTTATACACAAACAACTTTGGTCTccgttttgttttccctcaCCTAACAAATCTAGCTAATGTTAACGTAATTTTAGAGGGAAATATCAGCAGCGTAAGTAACACTCAAGATGGATCCTACTTGGTAAAAAGCAACGCGCTGAAAACTTCTCTCGTGGGAGAAAGACACACCCTCATTTGGGATGTAAATTTCAACACCCTTTTTCAACGCATAAGCAAAAACTACATTCCATCTGAAACGATGTTAAAGTTGCCAGACAGATATATCAAACATACACTACGCCATTTGTATAAGCGGGACAGACTATGTTACGGCTGGACTAAGGAATCAGTGCACCAGGAGGGTCATTCCCTTGAAGAGGTACCACATGGAAACACCAATGCAGGTAGTAGCAACCCATCCGAACTTGTAGAACACACGAACTACCCCACGTCAGGCTACCTCTACCAAATGGATAGTGAACTCTCTTTACCCTTCTGTGAAGCgaaatttgttaaaaaccACTTCCACTACCTCTTTGTGAAAAAGCTCCGAGAAAATCTTTTGACATATTTAAGCTTTACCAATGGGATGAAATACGACTTTAACAAAGACAATCCCTACCAACTAGGGAACTTCCATTTCAGTGGAAGCATAGGTAGCTCTCTAACCTTCCGAGGCTTCGAACATAATCGTATGGGGGGCACAGATATGGGTTACaagtttgataaaaaaaaaggagagtacGGAATTTGTTACAATTACATGGGGGCAAATTTCATCACCAGCTTTCAATTCCTCTGTAAATATATCTTAAACCTACAGAATGCCAAAcccattttattcttttatgCACAGGTGGGACGATTAGccaatcattttttttcttcctttgacCAGCTAAGGAGAGAGATGAGGGTGTCCACTGGCATCGGGCTAATGACGTACATACAGAAGAATATCTCtttggaagttttttttaattttcctcttttgcaCCACTTGCATGATCGCACGAGGTACTTCCAGGTGGGCTTAAACTTTAGGGGGATGTTGTAG
- a CDS encoding heptatricopeptide repeat-containing protein, putative: protein MFNYFLKGVSKCQDRADVVHLSRKLIQNMHLLDTQEISLCLNKLSKVNFEDKTFWNNICRIITTTDVRVVGKFKCLRGRKGGDRVTEGVGMTESASNGVRERCVSNPSDGGYDATTPEQRRDTVPQKGDLLNRTALRPNERSVESSRPNDGTDRKDKLLYHFNMEELCLVLNALAKVNVRNEEILKLALQKIITEFEMSRHVVNMIKAVGSFGVGNPGSSDGGSSGGGSSDGGSSDGGSCDSMEQALRNVYQNYDSMSRNLTERDISVLIRVMLTWGNQTGGIQTGGIQTKGGEANVKQTSGIPPSKTPHEEEVTHLGSNNVGMNNVNGNHVGDNPVGDNHVGGNHVGGNHVGGNHAGGNHVGGNHASGNHVGGNHVGVNTASGNHVGGNTTANALIEKLINSVKKINHISEQSIALILNACTKSCVKNKALLDMLKIVIILKLKQDKNKCSDIFVSSITHSYSSFAYRDRVLYDTIAEYVCANMDSINVKALVIILTSFVNIEIVNLKLFNAAIAKLSRREVIKGLSNQCTSNIVTIITKSYNYLCTEKMCFILEVVKGRLRREFSRTGIGATKPTRDKQKGGATLKDAPQSDTPLSLKQSRHSAFLDGFLMKHLTNILNNLSKINHADANLFALFSHLILKKKKEINKLDFMNITSAYARFGYVDEEIYKLIQHHAKKYLEDKNLKYMEFINMFTSIATFSLIERNRRIDHRMGDRWKGDRNGHFAETIHVMMGMLRGETHSRCVLGEHEGHPPDEDANTSKNSIGNGNHTGDVPTHSPPLHHALIHDRKNIIDNLSAKHTCCILATMSKLDTHDRQIYEQCVKNLKKKILKMDSRSLSMYLLYVSKFGLIPDRYIKTLISNSFKTVHLRMGKINVDDAKGYPKDHLNKIFTLCTQLQTEDIVNAVYIVRSLIKNDPSYRDNVYVMCAYLEGIYAGLEGRNGSVVKSRTPSGMQSKTPRKSPSRREPDKNIVHIGDGQAEDPGVSSLLSGRKLNTQTACILMNTLAFINTHLHLPSVRYAKIVTYLLLFSLRFMIDRLNLRQPLQELLYEDTSQSESMNRNESRNQGVHRNGNQNCSDIKGVVTRKIDSASIRQINTTILMIFHLGSLNPFSYSPQWEVTNLASYPLRLLQYVYFFLKFSPLAPFERYTSVYNSVGNRRKLTNYCGGGYAHAHPTGLSSDVPTGSSTVSSTGLSTDLSTGLSSEPPRGGSLPSISEGEISIYQTVGSLLKRKGCDANCTLLSSFGVYMYSVDMLILRGGKGSW, encoded by the coding sequence ATGTTTAACTATTTCCTAAAAGGAGTTAGTAAGTGCCAGGACAGAGCTGATGTGGTGCATTTGAGCCGCAAGTTAATCCAGAACATGCACCTGTTAGATACACAAGAAATATCTCTTTGCCTAAATAAACTTTCGAAGGTAAATTTTGAAGACAAAACCTTTTGGAACAACATCTGTCGGATAATCACCACTACAGATGTTCGGGTGGTTGGAAAGTTCAAGTGCCTGCGGGGGAGGAAGGGAGGGGACAGGGTTACCGAAGGGGTAGGAATGACAGAAAGTGCTAGCAACGGCGTGAGGGAACGATGTGTTAGCAACCCTTCCGATGGTGGCTACGACGCAACGACTCCTGAACAGAGGAGGGATACTGTACCACAAAAAGGGGATCTACTCAACAGGACTGCCCTTAGGCCAAATGAGAGAAGCGTGGAAAGTAGTCGACCCAACGATGGAACCGACCGGAAAGACAAATTGTTGTACCACTTCAACATGGAGGAACTGTGCCTTGTTCTGAACGCATTAGCAAAAGTAAACGTGAGGAACgaagaaatattaaaattagcattacaaaaaataataacagaATTTGAGATGAGCCGGCATGTTGTGAACATGATTAAAGCGGTTGGAAGTTTCGGTGTAGGCAATCCTGGTAGTAGTGACGGAGGTAGTAGTGGCGGAGGTAGTAGTGATGGAGGTAGTAGTGATGGAGGTAGTTGTGATTCCATGGAACAGGCGCTTCGTAACGTTTATCAAAATTATGATAGTATGAGTAGAAATCTCACGGAGAGGGATATCAGCGTGCTCATTCGGGTAATGTTAACGTGGGGAAATCAAACAGGGGGGATCCAAACGGGGGGAATCCAAACGAAGGGGGGAGAGGCAAATGTGAAGCAGACAAGTGGGATCCCCCCCTCAAAGACACCACATGAGGAAGAGGTCACTCATTTAGGAAGTAACAATGTCGGTATGAATAATGTCAATGGGAACCATGTCGGTGATAACCCTGTCGGTGATAACCATGTCGGTGGAAACCATGTCGGTGGAAACCATGTCGGTGGAAACCATGCCGGTGGAAACCATGTCGGTGGAAACCATGCCAGTGGAAACCATGTCGGTGGAAACCATGTCGGGGTGAACACTGCCAGTGGGAACCATGTCGGCGGCAACACGACGGCAAACGCACTGATCGAAAAACTCATCAACagcgtgaaaaaaattaaccacATAAGTGAGCAGAGCATCGCTCTAATCCTAAACGCATGCACAAAGTCGTGCGTAAAAAACAAGGCCCTGTTGGATATGCTGAAAATAGTTATCATTCTAAAGCTTAAGCAGGATAAGAATAAATGCTCCGACATCTTCGTCAGTAGCATAACGCACTCGTATTCTTCCTTCGCCTACAGAGACAGGGTACTGTACGACACGATCGCTGAGTACGTGTGTGCCAACATGGATAGCATAAATGTGAAGGCACTTGTTATTATCCTAACGAGCTTTGTGAACATCGAGATTGTGAATTTAAAGTTATTCAATGCTGCTATCGCAAAATTGTCGAGGAGGGAAGTGATAAAGGGTTTGTCGAACCAGTGTACTTCCAACATCGTCACCATAATTACAAAGTCGTATAATTACCTTTGCACGGAGAAGATGTGCTTCATTTTGGAAGTTGTGAAGGGACGATTGCGGAGAGAGTTTTCCCGCACGGGGATTGGGGCCACCAAACCTACACGAGACAAGCAGAAGGGTGGTGCTACCTTAAAGGATGCACCACAAAGTGATACACCGCTGAGCTTGAAACAATCCAGACATAGCGCCTTCCTCGATGGCTTTCTCATGAAACACCTTACCAATATCCTAAACAACCTGAGCAAGATAAACCACGCGGATGCCAACCTCTTCGCACTTTTTTCTCACctcattctaaaaaaaaaaaaagaaataaataagttGGATTTCATGAACATCACGAGTGCATACGCACGGTTCGGCTACGTCGACGAGGAAATTTACAAGCTGATACAACATCACGCAAAGAAATATctggaagataaaaatttgaagtaCATGGAGTTCATTAATATGTTCACTAGCATTGCTACATTCTCACTGATCGAAAGGAACAGGAGGATAGACCATCGTATGGGGGATCGTTGGAAAGGGGATCGGAATGGCCACTTTGCAGAAACCATTCATGTGATGATGGGGATGCTGAGGGGGGAGACTCATAGCAGGTGTGTCCTTGGTGAACATGAGGGTCATCCCCCTGATGAAGATGCCAACACGAGCAAAAACAGTATAGGAAACGGGAATCACACCGGCGATGTACCTACCCACTCCCCCCCACTGCACCACGCACTCATCCACGACCGGAAGAATATCATTGACAACCTGAGCGCCAAGCACACCTGTTGCATCCTTGCAACCATGAGTAAGTTAGACACACATGACCGACAGATATATGAACAATGCGTAAAgaaccttaaaaaaaaaatacttaagATGGATTCAAGATCCCTAAGCATGTACCTCCTTTACGTTAGCAAGTTCGGCCTGATCCCCGATCGGTACATAAAAACGCTCATATCAAATAGTTTCAAAACGGTACACCTCaggatgggaaaaataaacgtGGATGATGCTAAGGGGTACCCAAAGGACCACCTCAACAAGATATTCACCCTTTGTACGCAACTGCAAACGGAAGATATCGTTAACGCAGTTTATATCGTTAGAAGTTTAATAAAGAACGACCCGAGCTATAGAGACAACGTGTACGTTATGTGTGCCTACTTGGAGGGTATCTACGCCGGATTGGAAGGTAGAAACGGGAGTGTAGTTAAAAGTAGAACCCCAAGTGGGATGCAGAGCAAAACCCCGAGAAAATCCCCTTCCAGACGCGAACCGGACAAAAACATCGTACATATCGGTGACGGGCAAGCAGAGGATCCCGGTGTCTCCTCTCTGCTAAGTGGACGAAAGTTGAACACACAGACAGCCTGCATCCTCATGAACACGCTAGCCTTTATAAACACACACCTGCACTTGCCAAGTGTAAGATATGCCAAGATTGTTACCTACCTGCTACTCTTCTCCCTTCGCTTCATGATTGACCGCCTGAACCTGCGCCAGCCACTGCAGGAACTTCTTTACGAAGACACCTCTCAAAGCGAAAGCATGAACCGAAACGAAAGCAGAAACCAGGGTGTTCACAGAAATGGGAACCAAAACTGTAGTGACATAAAGGGTGTTGTTACGAGGAAGATCGACTCGGCGAGCATCCGGCAGATAAACACAACAATCTTGATGATATTTCACTTGGGTTCTCTGAACCCGTTTTCCTACTCACCCCAGTGGGAAGTAACCAACTTGGCTAGCTACCCACTAAGGCTACTACAATATGTGtacttctttttaaaattcagcCCCCTAGCCCCATTTGAAAGATACACATCGGTTTACAACTCAGTCGGTAACAGGAGGAAGTTAACTAACTACTGCGGTGGTGGCTACGCTCACGCGCATCCGACTGGGTTGTCCAGTGATGTGCCAACTGGGTCGTCGACCGTATCGTCGACTGGTTTGTCGACCGATTTGTCGACTGGTTTGTCGAGTGAGCCTCCCCGTGGGGGGTCGCTCCCCTCCATCtcagaaggagaaattagTATCTACCAGACAGTCGGGTCGCTCTTGAAGCGGAAGGGCTGCGACGCCAACTGCACTTTGTTGTCCTCGTTTGGCGTTTATATGTACTCCGTCGACATGTTGATTTTGCGCGGAGGAAAGGGCTCATGGTAG